In Tissierellales bacterium, the genomic window TTTTTTTAATACCAGTAGACGAAGAACTAGATTTAAAAAAGGCAGCTAAGGCTGTTAAGGAAAAAAAGATAGATATGATTTCGGTAAATGATATTAAAAAACATACGGGTTATATTCGTGGTGGCTGTTCTCCTATAGGAATGAAAAAAGATTATCCTACATTTATAGACAATAGTGCAGTCAATTTAGATAATATAATTATAAGCGGTGGAAAAATAGGAGTGCAAATCGAATTAGCTCTAGAAGACTTAAAAGAAATTACAAAGGCTAAACTATGTGAATTGGAAAAGTGAGAAAAGGGACGGTCTTTTTCTCACTTTATAAATATAACAATATGTGGCTAATGAATACCTTTACATTGGTAACTAAAAATTTATTGAATGACTTTTTTAATAAACCTAACGGTTTTTTCTAATATATTAACTGTATTAAAGTCTTTAAGTTTCGTATCAAAAGAATGTTCACCTTTACTATGGGTTAAAAATTCATAGTATATATTATTTTTCTTAAGGCTTCTTGTAAATTTTAATGAAGATTCAAAGGGGACAACAGCATCTAATTTACCATGAACAATTAGACAAGGTATCATTCTATCACTAACCCAGTTTATAGGGGAATAGTAATCATAAACATTTGTTTCTTCTTCCAAATCAGCCTTTAAGGTTCGCTTTGTTGCAAATTTAGCAAATACGGATTTGTTTTCAGAAATGAATATATCTTTTAAATCTGAAGGGGAATAGTATGCAACTACTCCTTTGATTCCTTCCATATTCTTTTCATTATTCATAAAAGTATTATAGGTTGAATAAAGTAGTGAAAGGTGACCACCAGCTGATAAACCCATTAAAACTATATTACTTTTATCTATTTTTAAAGTATCACTATTTTCCTTAACAAAATTAAGAGCATCAATATAGTCTGATAAAATATCTTCCATAGAGTTTTTTATGCCATATCTATAGTCAATGCTACAAACGGATAGGCCTTTAGATGCTAAATATTTACACCAGGAAATATTATTAGGCTGATTTCTAAAGCCGGAAATCCATCCACCACCATGACAGAAAAAAACAAGGGGATGTTTTTGATGTTTATTAATTTCAGGATACCAGATATCCATTTTTAGAGAATGGTTATCTGTTTCTTTATAGGTATAAGTTTTTTTAATAAAGTATCCATCAGTATAAATAGGTACATGTGCTCTCAATACTTTTATAACATAAACTATTAAGGCTAATAAAAAGTAAAATCCAGCCAAGGTAAAGTCTACAAAAGATACTAGTATAAATATAATAAATAAATACACTTTATTTACATAAAAATAAGATTTTTTTAAGGCATCTTTAAGTTTATCCATAATACCTCCACAAAAGTATTATTTATCCGTAAAGGTTTCATCTAAGGGATTTTCTAATCGTTCAGTGTGTAATAAAGCTTTTTTAGCTTTTCTATCATAAATGTTTAATTTGTGTAAAATATATTTTGCTAAAATATATTGAAATGGTAGCCAATTAACATGACTTATAGGAAGTATTCGCCTTTTTGCTCCTTCCATTTCATTGTATAAATATTTTCTAGAATCTAAAGGTAATGTAGAATCAAAAAATGCATCTATAAAAGTAACCTCAGACATATTTAGTAAGTGGGCATAGGATATTGGATCTATTTTAAATAATGGATGAATATCTGTATCCTCCATAATTTGTGATAAACTCATTTTCTTAATCTTTGGAAATTGTTCTTCATATATATTATATAATTTATTTTTGTTTTCAATGAAACAATTAGTTCTATGCCCATTGTCAAACAATCTTCTTGCAAAGGCTGTAGTTGGTGACTCATGGAGAATACGGGGAAAATGTCCGCCAGTTGTTATAAAAAGTTTATGGTTCATTCTATTATCTATAGCAGCAGCTATAGTAGTTATCATGCCACCTAAGCAATAGCCCATAATAACATTATTATCCTTCCAAAGATTGTTTTGTTCTAGAAAATCTATAGTAGATAAAGTATCTACTACAGCATGTTCCCAAAATTGATACATTATATCTAAATCTGGATACAAAAAGCTTCTCCCGC contains:
- a CDS encoding alpha/beta hydrolase, which encodes MIIDFNYESKKIEYVSGYIFKGKNYRCSYIRYDSPYRNPAPGTERINLYNFQPKGKCRASTLVLHGLGSRNIKFLLWIGPQLASVGVNTTILIFPGNYTRVEKGSVSGRSFLYPDLDIMYQFWEHAVVDTLSTIDFLEQNNLWKDNNVIMGYCLGGMITTIAAAIDNRMNHKLFITTGGHFPRILHESPTTAFARRLFDNGHRTNCFIENKNKLYNIYEEQFPKIKKMSLSQIMEDTDIHPLFKIDPISYAHLLNMSEVTFIDAFFDSTLPLDSRKYLYNEMEGAKRRILPISHVNWLPFQYILAKYILHKLNIYDRKAKKALLHTERLENPLDETFTDK
- a CDS encoding alpha/beta hydrolase → MDKLKDALKKSYFYVNKVYLFIIFILVSFVDFTLAGFYFLLALIVYVIKVLRAHVPIYTDGYFIKKTYTYKETDNHSLKMDIWYPEINKHQKHPLVFFCHGGGWISGFRNQPNNISWCKYLASKGLSVCSIDYRYGIKNSMEDILSDYIDALNFVKENSDTLKIDKSNIVLMGLSAGGHLSLLYSTYNTFMNNEKNMEGIKGVVAYYSPSDLKDIFISENKSVFAKFATKRTLKADLEEETNVYDYYSPINWVSDRMIPCLIVHGKLDAVVPFESSLKFTRSLKKNNIYYEFLTHSKGEHSFDTKLKDFNTVNILEKTVRFIKKVIQ
- the ybaK gene encoding Cys-tRNA(Pro) deacylase, producing MISLSNVKTNAMRILDSKNIKYNIITYNHRDNKVDGISVAKKIDKAPEQVYKTLVTQGKGGDIYVFLIPVDEELDLKKAAKAVKEKKIDMISVNDIKKHTGYIRGGCSPIGMKKDYPTFIDNSAVNLDNIIISGGKIGVQIELALEDLKEITKAKLCELEK